The Stenotrophomonas sp. NA06056 genome segment CCGGTTCGGCACTCATGTGTGCTGCTCCAGGGACTTGAGCCGGGTGATCATCGCTTCCACCCGCGAACGCGCCTGCTCGTTCTTGGCCAGCAGCGTCGAGCGCTCGGCCACCAGCTGTTCCTGCTGGTGGCGCAGGCTGCGGTTCTCCTCGGCCAGCCGCTGGTTGCGGTCGAGCAACGCCTCCACACGGGCGGCGAAGGCCTGCAACTGGGCAAGGGGATCGGCGGGTTCCATGCCCGCACGATAGGCAAGCCGGGTCAGGGCGGTCAAGCACTGTCGCAGCAGGCCCGGGCGGCCACGAAGCGCAGGCGGACACATTGCTACACTACCGGGCTCACGGGCGCGCGCGTGCGCGCTCCGCAGTTTCCCTTCCGAACGAGCCGCACGATGACCGAACTTCCCTCCGTCGACGACGTTACCCGCGCCAGCCAGGAACTGGGCCTGGGCGCCACTGCTGCCGAGCTGCATGGCGGGCTGTGCGGCTGGCTGGCCGCTGGCGGTGCTCCCGGCAATGACTGGCCGGCGCGCGTGCTGGCCGACGACACTCTGCCGCAGGTGGCTGCCGACAGTGCGCTGGCGCAGTTGCTGGAGGTCACCATCAAGCAGCTGGAAGACCGCG includes the following:
- a CDS encoding TIGR02449 family protein: MEPADPLAQLQAFAARVEALLDRNQRLAEENRSLRHQQEQLVAERSTLLAKNEQARSRVEAMITRLKSLEQHT